The Paracoccus sediminicola genome has a segment encoding these proteins:
- a CDS encoding DUF475 domain-containing protein, translating into MHTATQDMPARGMMSYFKWAFIVTIAGLALGAVLGWQMTGTLGGMLTIFFICAVLAVLEISLSFDNAIVNANKLKDMTPVWQRRFLTWGILIAVFGMRIVFPLLIVVIAARIGPWEAIVLAAAKPEQYAEIMHDAHLPIAAFGGTFLMMVGLSFFFDHEKDVHWVRWLEGKMQKYATIRGIEVAVVLVTVLVFSRFLEGEESQVFFRSAIWGLLTFLLVEVLGGLLDSTQEATSAAAKGGLGAFLYLEVLDASFSFDGVIGAFALTQNLFVIAIGLGIGAMYVRSMTIMLVEKGTLTEYRYLEHGAFYAIIALSVIMFMQSLIKIPEVITGLGGAGLIGISLWSSIRWNRANSHDEA; encoded by the coding sequence ATGCATACTGCGACTCAGGACATGCCCGCCCGCGGCATGATGTCTTACTTCAAATGGGCGTTTATCGTGACCATCGCCGGGCTGGCGCTTGGCGCGGTGCTCGGCTGGCAGATGACCGGAACGCTTGGCGGCATGCTGACGATCTTCTTCATCTGCGCGGTGCTCGCGGTGCTGGAAATCTCGCTCAGCTTCGACAACGCCATCGTCAACGCCAACAAGCTGAAGGACATGACCCCGGTCTGGCAGCGCCGATTCCTGACCTGGGGGATCCTGATCGCCGTGTTCGGCATGCGGATCGTGTTTCCATTACTGATCGTGGTGATCGCCGCGCGGATCGGCCCGTGGGAGGCGATCGTGCTCGCGGCCGCAAAGCCCGAACAATATGCCGAGATCATGCATGACGCCCACCTGCCGATCGCAGCCTTTGGCGGCACCTTCCTGATGATGGTCGGGCTGTCCTTCTTCTTCGACCACGAAAAGGACGTGCACTGGGTCCGCTGGCTGGAAGGCAAGATGCAGAAATACGCGACGATCCGCGGCATCGAAGTCGCCGTGGTTCTGGTCACCGTTCTGGTGTTTTCCCGCTTCCTCGAAGGGGAAGAGTCGCAGGTGTTCTTCCGCTCGGCGATCTGGGGTCTGCTGACCTTCCTGCTGGTCGAGGTGCTTGGCGGGTTGCTGGACAGCACGCAGGAGGCGACCAGCGCGGCGGCCAAGGGCGGGCTCGGCGCGTTTCTTTATCTGGAAGTGCTCGATGCCTCGTTCAGCTTCGACGGGGTGATCGGTGCTTTCGCGCTGACCCAGAACCTGTTCGTCATCGCCATCGGGCTGGGGATCGGGGCGATGTATGTGCGCTCGATGACCATCATGCTGGTCGAGAAGGGCACGCTGACCGAGTATCGTTATCTCGAGCATGGCGCCTTCTATGCGATCATCGCGCTGTCGGTAATCATGTTCATGCAGTCGCTGATCAAGATTCCCGAAGTCATCACCGGCCTGGGCGGCGCAGGTCTGATCGGGATCTCGCTGTGGTCCTCGATCCGCTGGAACCGCGCGAATAGTCACGACGAGGCCTGA
- a CDS encoding GntR family transcriptional regulator: MKKSDREHNPSPAAALRGLQGESTYERLCEDIRSGVLAPGSRLRETEIAARLEVSRTPVREAIRRLEAEGLVDHQPRSGAAVRKLEYPELMELYEMRSVLEGTAARLAARAASPVELEELQALNAEMGEAAGQPGLQVRLNRQFHRRMLDAARNRFLLRAMESVEKTLLILGTSSMQSPDRALAAVEEHREVLDALAARDAVQAETAMRRHMERAQFARLKRLREAEAGRGA, translated from the coding sequence ATGAAGAAAAGCGATCGCGAGCACAACCCGTCCCCCGCTGCGGCTTTGCGCGGATTGCAGGGCGAAAGCACCTATGAGCGGCTTTGTGAAGACATTCGCTCAGGTGTGCTCGCGCCCGGCAGCCGGCTCCGCGAGACCGAGATTGCGGCGCGGCTTGAGGTCAGCCGCACCCCTGTGCGCGAGGCCATCAGGCGGCTCGAGGCCGAGGGTCTGGTCGATCACCAGCCGCGCAGCGGCGCGGCGGTGCGCAAGCTGGAATACCCGGAGCTGATGGAGCTTTACGAGATGCGCAGCGTGTTGGAAGGCACGGCAGCGCGGCTTGCGGCGCGGGCGGCATCACCGGTCGAGCTGGAAGAGCTTCAGGCGTTGAATGCCGAGATGGGCGAGGCTGCGGGTCAGCCCGGGTTGCAGGTAAGGTTGAACCGTCAGTTTCATCGCCGGATGCTCGACGCGGCGCGCAATCGCTTCCTGCTGCGCGCGATGGAGTCGGTTGAAAAAACGCTGTTGATTCTCGGCACATCGTCGATGCAGTCGCCGGATCGCGCCCTGGCCGCTGTGGAAGAGCATCGAGAGGTTCTCGATGCGCTGGCGGCGCGGGATGCCGTGCAGGCCGAGACGGCGATGCGGCGGCATATGGAGCGCGCGCAATTCGCCCGGCTGAAGCGGTTGCGTGAGGCGGAGGCAGGTCGCGGCGCCTAA